In Phaseolus vulgaris cultivar G19833 chromosome 3, P. vulgaris v2.0, whole genome shotgun sequence, the sequence TGTGTACAAATGACTAGTTGTATCAAGCACATACCAGACACTTGTTTGATGTGGCATGCATTTTGCATCCTAATATGACATCTTGAATTTTTTAGTCACAATATCCTTCTACATGTCAATGTCCATGCTTAGCTTTAGTTTTCCACCCTCTTCCAAATAATATTGTATGCAAAAATGGTTCATGAAATACTAAATAGTTAGTTATGTATAATATTCCTTTTCAATCTATCAAAACACATCAATAATTATTCGTTAATGTGTTGAGTATGAGCATAATCTGATCATCTGGCTGTTtctacattattattttttgttatgattTGCTCTTTTTTTTTCCCGGTGTgatgttttttttcttaatttttcattcttaatcTTTGATATTCCTTCCCGCTCATAGGAGATTATGTCAAAATAGTCTGTTGAACTGCTGTAATCTGGCATTGCTACTCTGCTTCCCTGCACTAGTTCAGAAATTTGGGGCTGCATTTTATTGATTGTTGATGATAATGATCTATcagtataaaatattaaatattcttcagagtttgtataaaaaatgttatgtaTGTTCATTCAGAAGGAAATTGGTTCAGCTTACATGTTTGGATCATACCATATCAGTATTAGTTGTGGTAAAGTATTCAGACTAATTTGTGGTTTGTATTTATCACTTTATTTTGTTGCACCTTAATGGTATGAGGATCTGGCTTTTATTTATGTTGCTTTTGTTCTTGTCATTGAGTATAATTGACTCAACATCAAATCTATGTGAAATTCTAAGCAAAATGATTTCATGAGATTCCTATATGATGGTGGTATATTTTGTAACATACTTGACAAACGTAAAAGTTTAATTTTCTGTCTGTTTATTATGCATCTAAATCTTTGAATTATGTAAAAtgttgtttgttttgttttatttgggCATACATAAATGTTTCTTTATGGGTTTGACTTTTTCAGTTCCCCACTTAAAGTGAAGGAAGATGATGAAGTTGACAAATTAGACATAAAGCTGGATGTGAAGAAAAAATCCAAGCGTGTTTACCACTCACCACCTCCAGAAGTTGGATTAAAGATTAGTCGTTCATTAAAAGTTAGTTGGTTGCTTATCCTTACTTAATATGCTTTGGATACAAATTGTTATTTATGATGCATACGTTTTACATGAGATTTTGAGCCATTAGCTTGTTCCCAtcattgtttatatatttagaCTTACATGCACATTCCAAACACCTATACACACAAGGGAGAACACAGTACATAGAAGTGAATGGCAAGTTTTGGGGTCTTATATAATGAAAGTTAAGTTGATAGGAACACTTCTTATCATGCAGAAGCATCAACCTGCTTCTGATTAAGAGACTTGAGCATTAACTTGTTCTATATGGACATATAAGGCACAAATACAAGGAGGAAGTTATAATTGGGTAGTGATATAAATTCCATGCACGGTTTTTACTGCTGTATTAATATGATAAATCAAGAAGGGGAATTTATGGATATTGTTAATGTTGCTTGCAAATTTAAATGTCTTTGTTTAGTTGAATGATTGCAGAGTCTCAATGCCAAAACTGGTCTGTTTAGCAACCGAATGAAGATTATTCACCAGGATCCCAAGCTTCAGGCACAGCGTGTGGCTGCTATTAAGGTTTTAAATGTTAAGATTTGTATTTCATTTGAAGTAATTTTCTCTTGGTATCAAGGCCTGTTTGGATGAGCTTCTACATAAGCTCCTTCTTGAAGagataaataaaaggaaaaaaaatgaaattaacttCTTTTATAAGCTAAAATTGACTTGTACACgagttaaaaataaaactttagagAAACTATATGAGAAAACttctacaaattaatttatgcattggtaattttttgtttatggaattaatttgaattttcttcttatttttctctccTATAAAGAACTTTTGGAGAAGTTTGTCCAAGTAAACCCTTACTAAATGATTGCTTCCttcatattaatttttgttGCATTCTTGTTCAGAGGTTAAACCCTACACTTGTTTTGATCTACTGGAACATCCCCAAAATAAAATATGGCTTCAATAAGAAGTTTCCTGTGCTGTTTTTTTGTGATTTATGTAGTAATCACTCATTTTGGTCGTCCAACGATATGTGTGACATCACATGAATATTTGCTTCAATGGATGCAGAAAGCCAAGGGAACTGTTGCAGCAAGAAGGCACACTTCCAAAACTATGAAAGCTTTCTTTAGTGATCCAATAAACAGACAGAAAAGGAGCATAGCCATGAAGGGTAATTTTCATACCCCTGCACCTGTGACTGGTTGAAATTTATACTCATTTGGTTTTTGTCCCTCCTCAAATGCAGGAGTAAAATTCTACTGCCAAAACTGTGGACGAGAAGGGCATAGGAAACACTACTGTCCGGAACTGAAGGATACCTTGATTGATCGGCGATTCAAGTGTAGGGTGTGTGGGGAAAAAGGCCACAACAGAAGAACATGTAGCAAGATAGGGGTAAGCCATAGCAATGAGAGAATGATAAAACCCCATGAGTGCAGAGTCTGTGGGGAAAAGGGCCACAACAGAAGAACATGTAGGAAGTTAAGGATAAGCCATAGAAAGGGGAGAATGATAAAACAGCGGAAGTGTAAAGTATGTCTCCAATTGGGCCATAACCGTAGGACCTGTCCTGAAGTTGTTCCTAGTAAAAGAAACACGGCCTCTCCAAGGCCATACAAGTGTAGGTTGTGCAAGAAAAAGGGACATAATAGTAGGACATGTCCAAGTAAGACAGTTGTTACTGAACATCCTCAAGATTAATAATAATCACATGTCTTGTTGTGGACAGTTATCAGAACTGGAAGCTCTTCTTATCTATCAAGCTTTTCCTAGTTAGTATTCAAAAAATAAGCATAATAAATTGTTTGACAAAAAAAACTGTATCAATCACAAAAACATAAACACCATAAACATAAACAACAAAAATCACAATAGatgtcaataaaaaaatgtagttCATATTTGTCAAAAAATAGTCTTCCCAACATTGAGAAACTCTGTTCAAAAAAAATGTAGTTCATATTTGCCAAAAAGTAGACTTTGCAACATTGACTGAGAAACTTTGTTTAGTACTGAGTACGAATTAATAGTGACGTacgaaaacaataaaaataattttaacaatttaaataaaaatagtttctattaaaaaaaatcgtaATTAGTGTCAGCTGAAAATTGATCATCACAAGAGTGTTTTGATATTGGTAAATCAGTGATACTTTGATTAAAATTGAGTTGAAGAGAGATTATGAAGAAAAGATAGATGAATTTAAgaatatgaaaattttcaaattctttatttattttgtgaaatttaatttttttaattttaaatagtttaattagtctcaaaattttagaattttaatttcttttgaaatttcttactcaaataacatattttgtaataaataattttaaattttgtatataagtaaattatttttctaaaatttactATTGAATCACaccactattttttttattaaagctctttttcaaatggttttttaaaaatgtttttgaagTTATTATTCTTAATATCCCATTTGGCAATGTCCCAGTATGTGTATGCTTATGGTGGCCACCCTGGAAAATTTTCAACCTATGGTGTTTTCTTATCACATAATGCTCATAAAGGCTAAATTAACTTTCTTGAGcccaataataaataatatttcacAATTGTTTTCCTATATTCTTCTAACATGTGACGAAGTTTATGATGTCACATCATTATTGTTCGTCTAAACTTGTCCTTAATTAATGTGTTGGCTTCTTCAATTTCAAAATCACGTATAAAGTAGttgtaatattttctaatttcatCATTACTATATTCTCTCATTTCTCTCAAGATCTCACCATCCATATGCATCTTACACATGAGGTCATCtaattattgaataaataatagaTTCTTTGTCAAGCCCTTAACAAGTTGTACTTATTAAATTGTGTGAAcaatataatcaaatatttttaatttgatagtATAGACTCAAAATCTCTAAGACATATCATTTCCCACGAATATGAATCTCTCTTGTATAGATTCATTTGTGCAAAATCAGTCTCGGTGTGAAGTCATTTATTAGGTTACGTCTAAATCCAATGTCCATCAATCATAaagttattttttgtctttataaCTGATTATTGTTTCGCTAACTATAACATCTCAATCTTTTAAGTATTTACAACATAACCTTACGAGGTTGTTACTTTAGAGTTATTTTCTCCATTTTTCTTATGTCAACGATCTTTTTTCATGTTCCCTTTTGCATTATAATTATAACATTTGAgattattttttcattcttaacTTTGATATAACATGATTTTGATTCCTACTAAAgccatgttttttttatttagatctCATAATAATTAAATCATTTGTTTGCTCTAAACTTCCCACCATTATTTCTTACTCTTTACTCTTTCGCTTGAATTTTTCTTCAAGAACAACTTCAACACCATCCTCGACAtctatcaatattattatttgtcaTGTTGATAGTAAGTTTATCATacgaataaaataaaatttgaagtaGAAGTTCCATATGTTCACTTTCAACTATATTGATATCTACACCTAAAAGTTGAGTAAATAAGGTATTCAAATTGTTGAAGTGGTTTATTAATGGCGTGGACTGATGAACATAATTCTACTTACACTTAATAGCTTTAATCATATATTCTTGGGCTGTAATCATggataaacatatttttttaattaatattcttttaattggGTTCATTTGGGCCTTAATTGTTATTTCTGTTGTTAATTATGTGGTTTTAACCCAAGTTATTCCTTTGAATCAAAATAGAAAAcgaatatgaaataaaaaattagaaattaaatatacaaatatctcagaaaaataattgaaaacaaatattttgtaGGGATATTCTCTCAAAATCCGGCAATTAAAACTCCTTTATAAAACCGTTCAAGAACAAAGAAAATATACTTTTAAGACATTATTTAAGAAAATCTTTAGCAATATCTCTCACAACAATACTGGAATCAATTACAATCAatgcgcaaatttgaagcaaaattgaaaacaagagaagtaataataaaatctaagattgtttgggaatgaatatatatgtttaataatttgGAACAGGAAAATAAAAGAGACTTcagataaagaaataaataaagaaagaaggaaagaaaagagCTTTTGGATCGCATCTCATAGCTGCACAACACACTCTAAACCtagttttatttccttttttgtATGATTCTTATTTTCTTGCATTGACATGGAAGGCAAAACCTTTTTGcttgattcctttgtaattcccCAACGAGTTTTGAGGTTTTGatcaattaaagttttgtttttcaattctcTGTAATAGTTGTTTTAATCTTCTAatcttttgaaaaactgattttagTGAGAGGTTGGACTTGAACAtgtgattgagagtcttccttatcttaaactttagtttcttagttagttcgtatTGTTGTAATTAATGTCTTAGGTgcattcaagagagaggagataagcattttcatgaagtatatgcatggaacaaagtggtaAGTGATCAAACCAGTATACAAATGTTTTACTAGTAAGTTTCAAGTTGAATCAAATTGACGCATGTTCAATTTGATTTAGCTCTGTTTGAGGATTAAgaaagaacttgggatcaacctctttttatttgttattttaaaaatatattttatgtttattattaaacaaattaaaaaaccCATTTTTTATCGTTATTCTTGTTGTTATCTTTTCTTACTTGCAAATAGATTTTGAACATTGATTTACTAATTTCTTTATTGGATTCGGTGAGAGACAACTTAGGAGTATCAggccacaattatactatcaccTTTTTGGGGTTTAACGGACCATCATTGTATTTGATAAACTATGCTAGAATAACTTTAATTTGACTGTCAAACGACAACTATCATGGACTCACTCATTTATAgactgtattttttatttatttcaaaaacacACTTGTTTAAAGTGACTTAATCTTATACAATTTGATGAAGGTAAATCTCCTTTGCATTCTTCTTTTACAAAACACCAGAAAAAATTGCATTTGTCATTACTAATTACAAATTGACGATAACACTATCATTAATTTCTTTCCACCTTGATTTTTTGACTTTTCCTTCAATTGTATTTGCAAAATTGTCTTTCCCCAAAATTaatcttattttcaatttcCTCAAAGAgaaattacttattttaaacttttttatcacATATTTAGTTGTCATATATTACACGAGTTCCTCATGTGTGCATGGATAGACACActattaaatagttttataaaataaatacttagttaaagtatattttgaatgtaaattttagaaattagaaACTTACTTGTTAGAATGTatagctttaaactagagggggtgaatggttttaaagggggttttcgcaaacttttttagatagaatgaaattctttgcaagaaaccaaatttagaaagtcagtttgccaagaacaaagctcaaaacagaaaagcaataaaaaaaccatcggttgtttcgcagaaacaatcggttgtttataccagtaataTAACatcaactgaaattaaagagtttaaggaagagagaaatgcacaaacagtttatactggttcactcttaacccaagagctacatccagtttcccagaaaccattggggaatccactaggtaatcaaatccagattacatacacacaccaccaaagaagtgaccttgatcccctcaaaaCACACATTTCCTTtagctcagcacatacaccaccaagaatgttgatcttgacaacctcaagagcacacaacccttcttggctttacaacaccagaatgtacacaaatcacagaacgaattacactgttacagaatcaactgaaatcaatacagagtaatcctattccacttctctcttgaataaccaaagctcaaggTCAAACTCAAAATGCttcaaaactctttgaaaaactcaaatctgtttttcttttctttgttatttgttataaaatattaaaaaactatttatagtattcaaatcttggacaaagcatttaaagtaggagcgtattcagttatgaaatcaattaaagttcttttaacaaacaaaactgttttctgttaggattccaaacaaacaatcggttgaaatagcgaatcaatcggttgtttgggtttgagtcaaccatccaaaacagttttcaaactttttcaaaaacacctaagtataaaacaatcggaacaacatgttgttttttcacttagtttgaaaaacactttaaacttaaaagatttgaaaacacttaagcttttagattcaacaaagagtggattacaaatataatctaccccagatcctattctaaagcacctcagcaacaacaatcACATCCAGtcttccatcaaacacaaaggatttggattcttcaaagcttgaacacacttgattcaacattactttcatttttcatttgtgTAAAATGTATGCAATTAGTAATTTTGTATTTGATCTTATGCCAAACAAGCTAGGGGTATGGACTTTGGAAGAAACCAGTAGCAAATGGAAGTCATCCGATACCAAGAAAGCCTATTGCAAATTTCAGCCAAAAAGAAGGTAAGACAAGTGTGAGAAAGCATGGAAAGGAGAAGAACCAAGGAAGGAATGCTGTCCAAATAAGCTAGATTTTATTTTTACCtttgaaattcaaaatttcTTCCTTAGGTTAGTTTACATTTTTGGCTAAAACTTGAGGATTTAGTCTTATCTTGGATGGTTGATCAAGTGAAGAATCCATCAATACGAAcaacttaaaagaagaaattttacacttttttttcaaagtcaATATAGTAAATATTTGACATTGTTTGATTTATGAACAGTAAAGGTCGAAGTGCCTGTATGCACATCTTGGCAATTATTTGACTTCCACTAGTATGCTAAGAAGGTGAGGTTTTCCCTCAACTTCtcttaatagaaaaaaaacaaaaacaaaagcaaTCAGTTAGACATGTTGAAAGAACTGCTCCATCCGGATTGCACAGTTCCATGATACACAGGCAATGAAGTCTCTTCTGGTGACTCCAGGTTCGGTAATCTGTTGATAAGAGAAGAGCAAAAGTAAGAGTTACTGGTGTTGTCACTATAATAAATCCCTCCATTTGCATCATTGCCTTCTTGTGGGTATTTCAATTCAACTTCTTCAGCTTCCTCACTAGAGGAGTTCAGATTTCTCTGCATCAATTCTCTAAACACTGTTGATTTTAGGAGAAGTCCTAATGCAGTTGGAGAAGATGGTTTGTTGCAAGGACTCAGAGGGTTTATATACTTGGAAAAGTCTTGCTTCTTCGTACTGTCCAATTCAGCTGAGGAGAATGAATGCATGTTAGAGTTGGATACATCAATGTTCCCTCTTGTTTGCATTGATTTAGAGGTAGCAAAGGGTTGAGGGTCTGTGCTAGGCTTTTGATCATGTGAAGCTATAGGATGTGTTCCTGGTCTTAGCCATCTGATGTAGGTGCTCAAGTCAAAGTTTGTCACAGCATTTATGCCTCTGTACTCAATTGCTGCAATGTCATATGCACGAGCTGCTTCTTCTTGTGTACCTTTAGAGGAAGACATGAGCACATGGATGAGGTCACAGCtctttatcaataaaatatttggaTCAATCA encodes:
- the LOC137806610 gene encoding uncharacterized protein, whose protein sequence is MISNQIHVFHSAFRVLRYPCTNSPNARPLLLLHHNTSASFCPSPTILCSSLTDDSFSTPKPNQLGYNPPEELFGLEVELKPSKGKSHSPEPRSWFGPNGQYIRELPCPSCRARGYTPCTECGIERSRPDCPKCYGKGILTCYQCSGDRVIWEESIDEKPWERAHSISPLKVKEDDEVDKLDIKLDVKKKSKRVYHSPPPEVGLKISRSLKSLNAKTGLFSNRMKIIHQDPKLQAQRVAAIKKAKGTVAARRHTSKTMKAFFSDPINRQKRSIAMKGVKFYCQNCGREGHRKHYCPELKDTLIDRRFKCRVCGEKGHNRRTCSKIGVSHSNERMIKPHECRVCGEKGHNRRTCRKLRISHRKGRMIKQRKCKVCLQLGHNRRTCPEVVPSKRNTASPRPYKCRLCKKKGHNSRTCPSKTVVTEHPQD